The following are encoded together in the Gordonia insulae genome:
- a CDS encoding amidase, giving the protein MQKVHAFGDDALGEHDGVGVAAAIKAGEITASEALEAALARVDAVNPQVNAIAVDDRDRARKRAADDDFGVGSFAGVPSIIKNNTLFEGLPVGNGSAAMPDLPAKGNEPFTEQFLSTGVNIVGASTLPAFGLTATTEFVDREPTRNPWDTAYSSGASSGGSAALVAAGALPIAHGNDGGGSIRIPAAACGLVGLKPSRGRVAPSPTGQILPVDIISNGILSRTVRDTAHFIADAEAFRSPAGLPPVGLVEGPGQRRLRIAMIDSTVTGRPLDTDTLAALASSAELLTGLGHEVEVIPVPLDATFVRQFTDYWSMLACSMHRLGHLLVGKDFDRDALDPFTIGLSRRYLRSFYRTPSTIIGLKRATARFRTVFDRYDLVMTPTLAHTTPKIGYLDPGGDFDEIFERLVHYVAFTPANNTTGTPAISVPMAQTSAGLPLGIHFCADVGRERPLLELAFEIEAAKPFARIQD; this is encoded by the coding sequence ATGCAGAAGGTCCATGCGTTCGGGGATGACGCTCTCGGCGAGCACGACGGGGTCGGGGTGGCGGCGGCCATCAAGGCCGGGGAGATCACGGCGTCGGAGGCGCTCGAGGCCGCCCTCGCTCGGGTCGACGCGGTCAATCCACAAGTCAACGCGATCGCGGTCGATGACCGTGACCGCGCGCGCAAGCGTGCCGCCGATGATGATTTCGGCGTCGGCTCGTTCGCGGGGGTGCCGTCGATCATCAAGAACAACACCCTGTTCGAGGGGCTGCCGGTGGGCAACGGTTCGGCTGCGATGCCGGATCTGCCGGCCAAGGGCAACGAGCCGTTCACCGAGCAGTTCCTGTCGACCGGTGTCAATATCGTCGGCGCCTCGACGCTGCCCGCGTTCGGCCTCACCGCGACAACCGAGTTCGTCGATCGCGAGCCCACGCGCAATCCGTGGGACACCGCCTACTCCTCCGGTGCGTCGTCGGGCGGATCGGCGGCATTGGTGGCGGCAGGCGCGTTGCCGATCGCGCACGGCAACGACGGCGGCGGCTCGATCCGTATCCCCGCCGCGGCCTGCGGCCTGGTCGGTCTCAAGCCGTCCCGCGGCCGCGTCGCGCCGTCCCCGACCGGTCAGATCTTGCCCGTCGACATCATCTCGAACGGCATACTCAGTCGAACCGTCCGCGACACAGCGCATTTCATCGCCGACGCCGAAGCGTTCCGCTCCCCGGCCGGACTTCCGCCGGTCGGCCTCGTCGAAGGACCGGGGCAGCGACGACTGCGTATCGCGATGATCGACTCCACGGTGACCGGACGACCGCTCGACACCGACACGCTGGCCGCACTCGCCTCGTCCGCGGAACTGCTCACCGGTCTCGGCCACGAGGTCGAGGTCATCCCGGTTCCCCTCGACGCCACCTTCGTGCGCCAGTTCACCGACTACTGGTCGATGCTCGCATGCTCGATGCATCGGCTCGGACATCTGTTGGTGGGCAAGGACTTCGATCGTGACGCACTCGATCCTTTCACCATCGGTCTGTCCCGACGTTACCTGCGGTCCTTCTATCGCACACCGTCGACGATCATCGGACTCAAGCGCGCCACCGCCCGATTCCGAACCGTCTTCGACCGCTACGACCTCGTCATGACGCCGACGCTGGCGCACACCACCCCGAAGATCGGATACCTCGATCCGGGCGGCGACTTCGACGAGATCTTCGAACGCCTCGTGCACTACGTCGCGTTCACCCCCGCCAACAACACGACCGGCACGCCGGCGATCAGCGTCCCGATGGCGCAGACCTCGGCCGGTCTGCCACTCGGCATCCACTTCTGTGCCGACGTCGGCCGTGAACGGCCCCTGCTGGAGTTGGCGTTCGAGATCGAGGCAGCGAAGCCGTTCGCGCGGATTCAGGATTGA
- a CDS encoding solute symporter family protein — protein sequence MSPTQIDPQSYVVAAAVGNPAANIAIFVAFVAVTMYVVIRASKNNKSAADFFTGGRGFSGPQNGIAIAGDYLSAASFLGIAGAIAVYGYDGFLYSIGFLVAWLVALLLVAELLRNTGKFTMADVLSFRLRQRPVRLAAAISTLFVSLFYLLAQMAGAGGLVALLLDIEGRLGQSIVIAVVGALMIVYVLIGGMKGTTWVQIIKAVLLIAGAAIMTFIVLAKFGMNISSMLGSAQDAITGSADEKIAARDVLAPGAQYGGSMESKINFLSLAIALVLGTAGLPHVLMRFYTVPTAKEARKSVVWAIALIGAFYLFTLVLGYGAAALVGPDKIMAAAGKQNSAAPLLAFELGGVVLLGIISAVAFATILAVVAGLAITASASFAHDIYASVIKRGQASEDDQVRVSRYTVVVLGIMGIILGILANGQNIAFLVALAFAIAAAANLPTIVYSLYWKRFNTRGALWSIYGGLISTIVLIIFSPAVSGSETAMVPGADFAWFPLANPGIVSIPLGFILGIVGTLTSPSDQGTPERNAEMEVRSLTGVGAEKAVVH from the coding sequence ATGAGTCCCACGCAGATCGATCCCCAGAGCTATGTGGTGGCGGCCGCCGTCGGCAACCCCGCCGCCAACATCGCGATCTTCGTCGCGTTCGTCGCGGTCACCATGTACGTGGTGATCCGGGCGAGCAAGAACAACAAGTCGGCCGCCGACTTCTTCACCGGCGGTCGCGGCTTCTCCGGCCCGCAGAACGGCATCGCCATCGCCGGTGACTACCTGTCCGCCGCGAGCTTCCTCGGCATCGCGGGCGCGATCGCGGTGTACGGCTACGACGGCTTCCTCTATTCGATCGGCTTCCTGGTCGCGTGGCTCGTCGCGCTGCTGCTCGTCGCCGAACTCCTGCGCAACACCGGCAAATTCACCATGGCCGACGTGCTGAGCTTCCGCCTGCGGCAGCGCCCGGTCCGGCTGGCCGCGGCGATCTCGACGCTGTTCGTCTCGCTGTTCTACCTGCTGGCGCAGATGGCCGGCGCGGGCGGTCTGGTGGCTCTACTCCTCGACATCGAGGGCCGCCTGGGCCAGTCGATCGTGATCGCCGTCGTCGGCGCGCTGATGATCGTGTACGTCCTCATCGGCGGCATGAAGGGCACCACCTGGGTGCAGATCATCAAGGCGGTCCTGCTGATCGCGGGTGCCGCGATCATGACCTTCATCGTGCTCGCCAAGTTCGGCATGAACATCTCGAGCATGCTCGGATCGGCACAAGACGCGATCACCGGTTCGGCCGACGAGAAGATCGCGGCGCGTGACGTTCTCGCGCCCGGCGCGCAGTACGGCGGTTCGATGGAGTCGAAGATCAACTTCCTGTCGTTGGCCATCGCGCTGGTGCTCGGCACCGCGGGTCTGCCGCACGTGCTGATGCGCTTCTACACGGTGCCGACCGCGAAAGAGGCTCGTAAGTCGGTGGTCTGGGCGATCGCCCTGATCGGTGCCTTCTACCTGTTCACCCTGGTGCTCGGCTACGGCGCCGCCGCACTCGTCGGCCCGGACAAGATCATGGCGGCGGCCGGCAAGCAGAACTCGGCGGCTCCGCTGCTGGCGTTCGAACTCGGGGGTGTCGTGCTCCTCGGCATCATCTCCGCGGTCGCGTTCGCAACCATCCTCGCCGTGGTCGCGGGGCTCGCCATCACGGCGTCGGCCTCCTTCGCCCACGACATCTACGCGAGCGTGATCAAGCGCGGCCAGGCCAGCGAGGACGACCAGGTACGCGTGTCCCGGTACACGGTGGTGGTGCTCGGCATCATGGGCATCATCCTGGGCATCCTCGCCAACGGCCAGAACATCGCGTTCCTGGTGGCACTCGCGTTCGCGATCGCCGCGGCCGCCAACCTGCCGACCATCGTGTACTCGCTGTACTGGAAGCGGTTCAACACGCGGGGCGCGCTGTGGAGCATCTACGGCGGCCTGATCTCCACGATCGTGCTGATCATCTTCTCGCCCGCGGTGTCGGGGTCGGAGACGGCGATGGTGCCGGGTGCCGATTTCGCGTGGTTCCCGCTGGCCAACCCCGGCATCGTGTCGATCCCGCTGGGCTTCATCCTCGGTATCGTCGGCACGCTGACGTCGCCGTCGGACCAGGGCACTCCCGAGCGCAACGCCGAGATGGAGGTTCGCTCCCTCACCGGCGTCGGTGCGGAAAAGGCTGTCGTGCACTAG
- a CDS encoding sensor histidine kinase, with translation MSGQLAIALTVLAVLFVVAVTILVRTRRVVATPTERAVHFTLQTAARAARSLRFGLSAESARDALPHLHALTSAQALALYDEDGLLLAHEPADDPLWDGALTEASAAAAASAETDRRRVLINDPCGDESLVRALIAQPLVAGDLGVGVLVVATTHRPGPGMLGAVGEVARYVSSQIELADLEASRARLDRAEVLALRAQISPHFIYNALNTIASFVRTDPDRARELILDFADFTRYSFRAAGEYTVLADELRNIDRYLTLERARFGPALNVKLQVAPEVLNVVVPFLALQPLVENAVRHGLAGKGGGTITIVARDEGADCVITVEDDGVGMDPELLRSGDIDALNPGPGAGASEATGNRDGASEATGSDRGPRSESDGAHVGLTNVDHRLRAAFGNDYGLVVDTGVGAGTRVGMRVPKFRAGIRA, from the coding sequence ATGTCCGGTCAGCTGGCGATCGCCCTCACGGTGCTGGCCGTGCTGTTCGTCGTCGCGGTCACCATCCTCGTCCGCACCCGGCGCGTGGTGGCCACGCCGACCGAACGCGCCGTTCACTTCACCCTGCAGACGGCGGCCCGCGCGGCGCGGTCCCTCCGGTTCGGACTCTCCGCGGAATCGGCCCGCGACGCCCTGCCGCACCTGCACGCCCTGACGTCGGCGCAGGCGCTCGCACTCTACGACGAGGACGGCCTGCTGTTGGCGCACGAACCCGCCGACGATCCGCTCTGGGACGGGGCCCTCACCGAGGCATCCGCCGCGGCGGCGGCCAGCGCCGAGACCGATCGGCGCCGAGTCCTGATCAACGATCCGTGCGGGGACGAATCGCTGGTACGTGCGCTCATCGCCCAGCCGCTGGTGGCCGGCGACCTCGGTGTCGGCGTGCTGGTGGTGGCGACCACCCATCGGCCCGGTCCCGGCATGCTGGGTGCGGTCGGCGAGGTCGCCCGGTACGTGTCGAGTCAGATCGAACTTGCCGACCTGGAGGCGTCGCGCGCACGCCTCGACCGGGCCGAGGTGCTCGCGCTGCGCGCGCAGATCAGCCCGCACTTCATCTACAACGCGCTCAACACCATCGCGTCGTTCGTGCGGACCGACCCCGACCGGGCGCGGGAGCTGATCCTCGACTTCGCCGACTTCACCCGCTATTCGTTCCGCGCCGCCGGCGAGTACACGGTGCTCGCCGACGAACTGCGCAACATCGACCGGTATCTGACACTGGAGCGGGCGCGCTTCGGGCCGGCCCTGAATGTGAAACTGCAGGTGGCGCCGGAGGTCCTGAATGTCGTCGTGCCGTTTCTCGCGTTGCAGCCGCTCGTCGAGAACGCGGTGCGGCACGGTCTCGCCGGCAAGGGTGGTGGCACCATCACGATCGTTGCCCGCGACGAGGGTGCGGACTGCGTGATCACGGTCGAGGACGACGGGGTGGGGATGGACCCGGAGCTGCTGCGCTCCGGCGACATCGACGCGCTGAACCCTGGCCCGGGCGCCGGGGCGAGCGAAGCGACGGGGAATCGCGACGGGGCGAGCGAAGCGACGGGGAGCGACCGTGGTCCCCGCAGCGAATCCGACGGCGCCCACGTGGGACTCACCAATGTGGATCATCGGCTGCGCGCCGCGTTCGGCAACGATTACGGTCTAGTGGTCGACACCGGTGTCGGCGCGGGAACCCGTGTCGGCATGCGGGTCCCGAAGTTCCGGGCCGGCATCCGCGCCTGA
- a CDS encoding MFS transporter, translated as MTRLHPHRAFWVVTATFVMVLFASAAPSPLYPVYQQLWGFSAFTLTGVFAIYVVFMLVSLLTVGSLSDHIGRRPVLAAALVLLIVSMILFVAADNVGVLMAARALQGLATGAAMGTLTATVVDLQPTPRLGSAITGAAPAIGLAGGVAMAGLFVQYAPAPRFLIYEVILALFAVLLIALLLVPETSERVGFTSRRHLVTTLAPQVRLPAGVRRAFLAAVPALVATWSLGGLYLSLGSSVVARVFGVENHAEAGVLLFVFFASAAVTSLLITSRSAATKLAFGYPALAGGAVISLAGVLGSTLPLYVIGSVIAGSGFAATFLGALDTISAVTPAQQRGQVFSSVFVASYLAFSLPAVVAGIVVSHIGLRETVIGYVAYVLILAVVGALTTAGMRRRATRDSRSPSTVPSASDPAISVRR; from the coding sequence ATGACTCGGTTGCACCCGCATCGCGCATTCTGGGTGGTCACGGCGACCTTCGTCATGGTCCTCTTCGCCTCCGCCGCACCGTCTCCGTTGTACCCCGTGTATCAGCAACTCTGGGGCTTCTCGGCGTTCACCCTGACCGGAGTCTTCGCGATCTACGTCGTGTTCATGCTGGTCAGCCTCCTGACCGTGGGATCGCTCTCCGACCACATCGGCCGACGACCCGTTCTCGCCGCGGCGCTGGTGCTGCTGATCGTCAGCATGATCCTGTTCGTGGCGGCCGACAACGTCGGCGTCCTGATGGCGGCACGTGCCCTCCAGGGCCTGGCCACCGGCGCGGCGATGGGCACGCTCACCGCGACGGTCGTCGACCTCCAGCCCACGCCCCGACTCGGCTCGGCCATCACCGGTGCCGCGCCCGCGATCGGTCTCGCCGGCGGTGTCGCCATGGCGGGGCTGTTCGTCCAGTACGCCCCGGCTCCGCGGTTCCTCATCTACGAGGTGATCCTGGCGCTGTTCGCAGTGTTGCTCATCGCATTGCTGCTGGTCCCGGAGACCTCCGAGCGGGTCGGTTTCACGTCGCGACGTCACCTCGTCACGACGCTCGCACCACAGGTCAGGTTGCCGGCCGGGGTGCGCCGGGCATTCCTCGCGGCGGTGCCCGCACTGGTGGCCACCTGGTCGCTCGGCGGACTCTATCTGTCGCTCGGCTCCTCGGTGGTCGCCCGCGTCTTCGGCGTCGAGAACCACGCCGAGGCCGGGGTCCTGCTGTTCGTCTTCTTCGCCTCGGCGGCAGTCACATCCCTGCTCATCACCTCGCGCTCGGCCGCGACCAAGCTCGCTTTCGGCTATCCCGCCCTCGCCGGGGGCGCCGTCATCTCGCTGGCCGGCGTACTCGGCAGCACGCTGCCGCTCTACGTCATCGGATCCGTGATCGCCGGGTCCGGGTTCGCCGCGACGTTCCTCGGCGCGCTCGACACCATCAGCGCGGTGACGCCCGCACAGCAGCGAGGGCAGGTCTTCTCGTCGGTGTTCGTCGCGAGCTACCTCGCGTTCAGCCTGCCCGCCGTCGTGGCCGGGATCGTCGTGTCGCACATCGGTTTGCGGGAGACGGTCATCGGTTATGTGGCCTACGTCCTGATCCTGGCAGTGGTCGGTGCGCTCACGACCGCCGGTATGCGCCGGCGGGCGACACGTGACAGCCGATCGCCGTCGACCGTCCCGTCGGCGTCCGACCCCGCGATCTCAGTGCGGCGCTGA
- a CDS encoding LytR/AlgR family response regulator transcription factor, with product MSLVVLAVDDEPPALDELTYLLGRQPGIGEVHSAGDATHALRHLTDRRIDAIFLDINMPGLSGLELASVLTHYAEPPSVVFVTAHEDKAVDAFEVGAVDYLLKPVREQRLAQAISRVITARESAPRTADPDPGSGSGSGSGSGSGSGSDEVIPVELSGVTSLVRRDSISWVEAVGDYARLHSDTGSHLVRIPLSTLASRWRDHGFQRVHRSYLVALPMVTGLRTSGSSTVVCVRANKASDAVELPVSRRQLRELKDRLIRDPMRQFRSDADA from the coding sequence ATGTCCTTGGTTGTCCTTGCCGTCGACGACGAGCCCCCGGCCCTCGACGAACTGACCTATCTCCTCGGCCGGCAACCCGGGATCGGCGAGGTGCACAGCGCGGGCGACGCAACCCACGCCCTGCGCCATCTCACCGACCGGCGCATCGACGCGATCTTCCTCGACATCAACATGCCCGGACTCTCCGGACTCGAACTCGCCAGTGTGCTCACCCACTACGCCGAACCACCCTCGGTGGTGTTCGTGACCGCACACGAGGACAAGGCGGTCGACGCGTTCGAGGTCGGCGCCGTCGACTATCTGCTCAAGCCCGTCCGCGAACAGCGGCTCGCCCAGGCGATCTCCCGCGTCATCACCGCCCGGGAATCCGCCCCGCGCACTGCCGATCCCGATCCCGGCTCCGGCTCCGGCTCCGGCTCCGGCTCCGGCTCCGGCTCCGGCTCCGACGAGGTGATCCCGGTCGAGCTGTCCGGGGTGACGTCACTGGTCCGGCGGGACAGCATCTCGTGGGTGGAAGCGGTGGGCGACTACGCCCGGCTGCACTCCGACACCGGTTCCCATCTCGTGCGGATTCCATTGTCTACCTTGGCCTCCCGCTGGCGAGATCATGGGTTCCAGCGCGTTCATCGGTCGTACCTCGTCGCGTTGCCGATGGTCACCGGTCTGCGTACGAGCGGATCGTCGACGGTGGTCTGCGTGCGCGCGAACAAGGCCTCCGACGCCGTCGAACTCCCGGTGAGCCGACGTCAGCTGCGCGAGCTCAAGGACCGGCTGATCCGTGACCCGATGCGACAGTTCCGCTCCGATGCCGATGCCTGA
- a CDS encoding TetR/AcrR family transcriptional regulator, giving the protein MVDMSGSNAAASAHHSATKRPGGRSARVQSAVYAAVGQLVGSGQRDTMTIPEVADLAGVNPSSIYRRWGSIETLLGEVAVAALTQGEALPDTGVLDRDLDEWSRIIAADIGRPKRRAYLRAMVFARNDVVEECPCWEIRREQAEEMIRRAVGRGDSAPSVRQVLDHVIAPLYHHAVFGLALDDSYAERLVADVMSMTTSR; this is encoded by the coding sequence ATGGTGGACATGAGTGGTTCCAATGCGGCAGCGAGCGCCCATCACAGTGCGACGAAGCGCCCGGGAGGGCGGAGCGCGCGCGTGCAGTCGGCTGTGTACGCCGCGGTCGGGCAGCTCGTCGGATCGGGGCAGCGGGACACGATGACGATCCCGGAGGTCGCCGACCTCGCCGGTGTCAATCCGAGCAGCATCTACCGCCGTTGGGGTTCCATCGAGACGTTGCTGGGGGAGGTGGCCGTGGCCGCGCTCACCCAAGGTGAGGCCCTGCCCGACACCGGTGTCCTCGACCGGGACCTCGACGAATGGTCGCGGATCATCGCCGCCGACATCGGGCGGCCCAAACGCCGCGCCTATCTCCGCGCAATGGTGTTCGCGCGCAACGACGTCGTCGAGGAATGCCCGTGCTGGGAGATCCGCCGGGAGCAGGCCGAGGAGATGATCCGACGGGCGGTCGGGCGCGGCGACTCCGCCCCATCGGTCCGCCAGGTCCTCGACCACGTGATCGCGCCGCTCTACCACCACGCGGTGTTCGGTCTCGCCCTCGATGATTCGTACGCCGAACGCCTTGTCGCCGATGTCATGTCGATGACCACGTCGCGCTGA
- a CDS encoding DUF485 domain-containing protein, which translates to MSTTQHPPGEQSPGPATDGPTGAEFLEMQQSPQFQELKRTLRKFVFPMTAFFLLWYALYVLLGAFAHDFMATKVWGNINLGLILGLLQFVSTFVITGLYVRFANRDLDPRASAIRAEMEGEVTA; encoded by the coding sequence GTGTCCACCACCCAACATCCGCCGGGCGAGCAGTCGCCCGGCCCGGCCACCGACGGGCCGACCGGTGCGGAATTCCTGGAGATGCAGCAATCGCCGCAGTTCCAGGAGTTGAAGCGCACCCTGCGCAAGTTCGTGTTCCCGATGACCGCGTTCTTCCTGCTCTGGTACGCGCTCTACGTCCTGCTGGGCGCGTTCGCCCACGACTTCATGGCCACCAAGGTCTGGGGGAACATCAACCTGGGCCTGATCCTCGGCCTTCTCCAGTTCGTGTCCACGTTCGTCATCACCGGGCTCTACGTACGCTTCGCGAACCGTGATCTCGATCCCCGCGCGTCCGCCATCCGCGCCGAAATGGAAGGTGAGGTCACCGCATGA
- a CDS encoding TetR/AcrR family transcriptional regulator yields the protein MSVVEPPPRAVAARSRLLRAAVEAFATKGFDATTTRDIATGAQMSPAAVYVHFRSKEEVLYELSDAGHRSFLTLIDDADDSAKPPAARLRAVIGALAAHHARDHVWSRVVNYELDSLSVEHREAIGVMRKEVARRVGTIVDAGITSGVFDVDDPQATTTLLLSMGVDVARWYRESGLMTPEQIGEFQADMAARIVGAG from the coding sequence ATGTCAGTCGTGGAACCGCCGCCCCGGGCCGTCGCGGCACGCTCACGGTTGCTCCGAGCCGCGGTGGAGGCGTTCGCGACCAAGGGATTCGACGCGACGACCACCCGTGACATCGCGACCGGTGCGCAGATGAGTCCGGCCGCGGTGTACGTGCACTTCCGGTCCAAGGAGGAGGTGCTCTATGAGCTCTCCGACGCCGGACACCGGTCGTTCCTGACGTTGATCGACGACGCGGACGACTCAGCGAAGCCGCCCGCCGCACGGTTGCGGGCGGTGATCGGCGCATTGGCGGCCCACCACGCCCGCGATCACGTGTGGTCGAGGGTGGTCAACTACGAGTTGGACTCCCTCTCGGTGGAACATCGCGAGGCCATCGGGGTGATGCGCAAGGAGGTCGCCCGACGTGTCGGCACGATCGTCGACGCGGGCATCACGAGTGGCGTCTTCGACGTCGACGACCCGCAGGCGACCACAACGCTGCTGCTCTCGATGGGTGTCGACGTCGCGCGCTGGTACCGGGAGTCCGGTCTGATGACGCCGGAGCAGATCGGGGAGTTCCAGGCGGACATGGCTGCGCGGATCGTCGGCGCGGGCTGA
- a CDS encoding sodium/solute symporter, with amino-acid sequence MNDGVDALTAAALALAAIATVAVGAYGGRLSRTTSDFLVASRSVGSRWNAAAISGEYLSAASFLGVAGLVAKYGADALWYPVGFTAGYLGLLLFVAAPLRRSGAYTVPDFAEFRLGSPTVRLAAMMVVVVVCVLYLIPQFQGAGLTLNILLGVPVWIGAVAVGAIVIVNVVGGGMRSITFVQAFQYWLKLTAIAVPALALLAVFFGDRSALGDPAPPRVEQATTVDVTTDVTVTVVEPHGLTVTGRLDGRRVESAPITTVGTHVLAAGTVIHLDAGAATPVVEGAPTTGSDWIASGGGLGGRHPLFEVLSLIVATFLGTMGLPHVLVRFYTNPDGRSARRTALAVIALLSLFYLFPTVLGVFARLYVPQLLITGTADAAVLLLPSAAVGGVAGQFLAALVAAGAIAAFLATSSGLLVSVAGALSTDVLRGRVRDFRVAAVIGGVIPIGLSLAATSLELSRTVGLVFAVAASTLCPLLVLGIWWRGLTAPGAIAGLAVGGVSSGAATSMAIAGVVDAQTLGGWPAVIIGYPAAVTVPLAFATMIVVSLATRRHRPGDLSRIFARMHVPERLGMGIERLPSDQTSAPEA; translated from the coding sequence GTGAACGACGGCGTCGACGCACTCACCGCGGCCGCGCTGGCCCTCGCGGCGATCGCGACCGTCGCGGTCGGCGCCTACGGGGGACGGTTGTCGCGCACGACGTCGGACTTCCTCGTCGCGTCGCGCAGTGTCGGCTCCCGCTGGAATGCCGCGGCAATCTCCGGCGAATACCTCTCGGCTGCTTCCTTTCTCGGTGTTGCCGGGCTGGTGGCCAAGTACGGCGCCGACGCGCTCTGGTATCCGGTGGGGTTCACCGCGGGTTATCTGGGGTTGCTGCTGTTCGTGGCGGCACCGTTGCGACGGTCCGGCGCCTACACGGTGCCCGACTTCGCCGAGTTCCGGCTCGGCTCGCCCACCGTGCGACTCGCCGCGATGATGGTCGTCGTCGTGGTGTGCGTGCTCTATCTGATCCCCCAGTTCCAGGGCGCCGGTCTGACACTCAACATCCTGCTGGGCGTCCCCGTGTGGATCGGCGCGGTGGCGGTCGGGGCGATCGTCATCGTCAACGTCGTCGGCGGCGGCATGCGCTCCATCACGTTCGTCCAGGCCTTCCAGTACTGGCTCAAGCTCACGGCCATCGCGGTTCCGGCGCTCGCTCTGCTGGCGGTGTTCTTCGGCGACCGCTCCGCACTCGGCGATCCGGCGCCGCCGCGGGTGGAGCAGGCGACGACCGTCGACGTGACCACCGACGTCACCGTCACCGTGGTGGAGCCCCACGGCCTGACGGTGACCGGCCGGCTCGACGGCCGCCGCGTCGAGTCGGCGCCGATCACCACCGTCGGCACCCACGTCCTGGCCGCCGGTACCGTGATCCATCTCGACGCAGGCGCCGCCACCCCCGTCGTCGAGGGCGCACCGACGACGGGTTCGGACTGGATCGCGTCCGGCGGTGGACTGGGCGGACGACATCCGCTGTTCGAGGTGCTCTCGCTCATCGTCGCGACCTTCCTCGGCACCATGGGCCTACCGCATGTGCTGGTGCGCTTCTACACCAATCCCGACGGCCGCTCGGCCCGGCGCACGGCCCTCGCCGTGATCGCGTTGCTGTCGCTGTTCTACCTGTTCCCGACGGTCCTCGGCGTCTTCGCCCGGCTGTACGTCCCGCAGCTGCTGATCACCGGCACGGCTGATGCCGCGGTGCTGCTCCTACCCAGTGCCGCGGTCGGCGGCGTCGCCGGCCAGTTCCTCGCCGCGCTGGTCGCCGCGGGGGCCATCGCAGCATTCCTCGCGACGTCGTCGGGATTGCTGGTCAGTGTCGCCGGCGCACTCTCCACGGATGTGTTGCGCGGCCGGGTCCGAGACTTCCGGGTCGCCGCGGTCATCGGCGGGGTGATCCCGATCGGACTGTCGCTGGCGGCGACGTCACTGGAGTTGTCGCGCACCGTGGGTCTGGTGTTCGCGGTCGCCGCCTCGACCCTGTGCCCGCTGCTCGTGCTGGGCATCTGGTGGCGCGGCCTGACCGCGCCGGGTGCCATCGCCGGGCTCGCCGTCGGCGGCGTGTCGTCGGGGGCCGCCACGAGTATGGCGATCGCCGGGGTCGTCGACGCCCAGACGCTCGGTGGTTGGCCTGCGGTGATCATCGGCTACCCGGCCGCGGTGACCGTGCCACTGGCCTTCGCCACCATGATCGTGGTCAGCCTCGCGACCCGACGGCACCGACCGGGCGATCTGTCCCGCATCTTCGCCCGTATGCATGTACCCGAACGGCTCGGGATGGGCATCGAACGATTGCCCAGCGACCAGACATCCGCCCCGGAGGCCTGA